The following are encoded in a window of Armatimonadota bacterium genomic DNA:
- a CDS encoding ABC transporter permease, with translation MSLWESVAVALEGLSANKMRAALTMLGVIIGVAAVITMLALARGAQNQTMERIQSMGTNVLTVFTGRTRKGPAMGGFGSNEFLTLDDVSAITKECSAVGAAAPEAQTNAQVKFKNQNTNTTILGTTPDYLSIRNYQVQTGRMFTDDEERAYRKVAVIGPTTAKNLFGEVSPVGQNLRINGVQFKIIGLLKAKGSAGSFSDPDDRLIVPATTGMRRLMGTEYVRAIDVQAASSDVSSQASTQVDSLIRKRHNIAATDQDTFMIRNQADIIEMAQETSKVFTLLLAGIASVSLIVGGIGIMNIMLVSVTERTREIGIRKALGARRRDIQRQFLVEALVLSLCGGTVGVLVGLLGSFIVSCFSQWHAQVSMTSILLSFGFAAFVGIFFGYYPAKQAASLSPIEALRYE, from the coding sequence ATGAGTCTATGGGAAAGTGTCGCCGTCGCACTTGAAGGCCTGTCGGCAAACAAGATGCGGGCTGCCCTGACTATGCTGGGTGTGATTATCGGGGTAGCTGCTGTAATTACAATGCTGGCACTGGCCCGCGGCGCTCAAAACCAAACGATGGAGCGCATACAATCCATGGGAACCAACGTGCTCACCGTATTTACGGGCCGAACACGTAAAGGCCCGGCAATGGGCGGATTCGGCAGCAATGAATTTCTGACACTGGATGATGTCAGCGCCATAACGAAAGAATGCTCCGCAGTCGGCGCTGCGGCCCCTGAAGCACAGACTAACGCTCAGGTGAAATTTAAAAATCAGAATACCAACACGACAATTCTCGGCACCACACCGGATTATCTATCTATCCGCAATTATCAAGTGCAGACAGGAAGGATGTTCACTGACGATGAAGAGAGGGCATACCGAAAAGTAGCCGTCATAGGCCCTACAACTGCTAAGAATCTCTTTGGTGAAGTATCGCCCGTCGGGCAAAATTTGCGAATCAACGGCGTTCAGTTCAAAATAATCGGTCTTCTGAAAGCAAAAGGCTCGGCAGGAAGCTTTTCTGACCCTGACGACAGGCTCATAGTCCCCGCAACTACCGGTATGCGCAGACTGATGGGGACCGAATATGTGCGAGCCATTGACGTGCAAGCTGCCTCGTCGGATGTCAGCAGCCAGGCGTCAACTCAGGTCGACAGCCTTATCCGCAAGCGGCACAACATAGCCGCGACTGACCAGGACACATTTATGATCCGAAACCAGGCCGACATAATAGAAATGGCTCAGGAAACAAGCAAAGTCTTCACACTACTGCTGGCGGGTATCGCGAGTGTATCTCTGATAGTAGGCGGGATCGGGATCATGAATATTATGCTTGTATCGGTCACCGAGCGCACTCGTGAGATCGGCATTCGCAAGGCTCTGGGAGCGCGGCGGCGTGACATCCAGAGGCAGTTTCTGGTCGAGGCGCTGGTGCTTTCGCTCTGCGGTGGAACAGTTGGAGTGCTGGTCGGTTTGTTGGGATCATTCATTGTAAGCTGTTTTTCGCAGTGGCATGCGCAGGTTTCTATGACTTCCATATTGCTGTCATTCGGATTTGCGGCATTTGTCGGGATATTTTTTGGCTATTATCCGGCAAAGCAAGCAGCTTCACTCAGCCCGATAGAAGCTCTGAGATATGAGTAA
- a CDS encoding rhamnulokinase family protein — MAKDSKFLAFDFGAESGRALLATIEGGKLSLDEIHRFPTACVSTLGHMHWDVLRLFDEIKHGLKLALEKTGGKIDGVGVDTWGVDFALLGEDGELLGNPFHYRDVRTDGVPEKLFEKVPWNKVFEATGIQFLQFNTLYQLYAMALSKSTALRGASTLLFIPDLFNYWLTGVKSCEYSIASTSQCFDMQANNWAYDLFPKLGIPASIFQKTVQPGSVIGTLSDSLVKELGMGTGIKVIAPATHDTGSAVAAVPATGKDHAYLSSGTWSLMGVETDKPIINDKSRDLCFTNEGGVSGTIRLLHNIMGLWIVQQCRQTWLKAGEQISYSEMTDMAAECEGFVSVVNPNASVFLTHGDMPRRIQDYCRNSGQKVPETKGEIVRCALDSLALAYRATMEDLDDLLGKRLNTIHIVGGGIQNKLLSQLTADATGRTVIAGPVEATAIGNVLVQAMGTGMVASLDEARQIVRNSFELTTYTPRQSAGLEKAYAKFKDLPL, encoded by the coding sequence ATGGCAAAAGATTCCAAGTTTTTAGCTTTTGATTTCGGCGCGGAGAGCGGGCGCGCGCTGCTTGCAACTATCGAGGGCGGCAAGCTGAGCCTGGACGAAATTCACAGGTTCCCGACAGCATGTGTATCGACTCTGGGTCATATGCACTGGGATGTGCTGCGGCTCTTTGATGAGATCAAGCACGGGCTCAAGCTGGCGTTGGAAAAGACCGGCGGCAAGATAGACGGCGTCGGGGTAGACACATGGGGAGTCGACTTTGCACTTCTGGGTGAAGACGGCGAACTGCTCGGCAACCCATTCCACTATAGAGATGTGCGGACTGATGGTGTGCCCGAAAAGCTTTTTGAGAAAGTGCCATGGAACAAGGTCTTTGAGGCGACAGGCATTCAGTTTTTGCAGTTCAATACTCTCTATCAGCTCTACGCCATGGCGCTCAGCAAATCGACAGCTCTCAGAGGCGCATCCACACTGCTCTTTATTCCCGACCTTTTCAACTATTGGCTCACTGGAGTGAAGTCCTGTGAGTATTCGATTGCATCGACATCGCAGTGCTTCGATATGCAAGCCAATAATTGGGCATATGACCTGTTTCCAAAGCTTGGAATACCGGCGTCTATCTTCCAAAAGACCGTGCAGCCGGGCAGCGTTATCGGCACGCTCTCTGACTCGTTGGTGAAAGAGCTGGGCATGGGCACCGGGATAAAAGTGATTGCTCCGGCAACTCACGACACAGGCAGCGCTGTAGCGGCTGTCCCGGCAACAGGCAAGGATCACGCTTATCTCAGCTCTGGGACATGGTCGCTTATGGGAGTTGAGACCGATAAGCCCATCATTAACGACAAATCCCGTGATCTCTGTTTCACAAATGAAGGCGGCGTATCCGGCACGATCAGGCTGCTTCACAATATCATGGGTCTGTGGATCGTGCAGCAGTGCAGGCAGACTTGGCTCAAGGCAGGTGAGCAGATATCATACTCCGAGATGACCGATATGGCCGCCGAATGCGAGGGATTTGTATCGGTTGTAAACCCGAATGCGTCTGTGTTTCTCACACATGGCGACATGCCAAGGCGCATACAGGACTATTGCCGTAATAGCGGCCAAAAGGTCCCTGAGACCAAGGGAGAGATTGTCCGTTGCGCACTGGACAGCCTTGCGCTGGCTTATCGCGCCACAATGGAGGACCTCGACGATCTGCTGGGCAAGAGACTCAATACGATCCATATAGTAGGCGGAGGCATACAGAACAAACTGCTCTCGCAGCTCACTGCGGATGCGACAGGGCGCACAGTCATTGCGGGGCCGGTGGAAGCTACGGCTATCGGCAATGTGCTGGTTCAGGCTATGGGAACGGGTATGGTCGCCAGTCTGGACGAAGCAAGGCAGATAGTGCGTAACTCATTCGAGTTGACTACATATACTCCCAGGCAATCGGCTGGCCTTGAGAAGGCTTACGCAAAATTCAAGGATTTGCCTCTATAA
- a CDS encoding 2,3-bisphosphoglycerate-independent phosphoglycerate mutase, whose translation MATPKAVLLIADGLGDRPIKELGNKTPLEAADKPNLNKIAAEGECGLMDPIAPGVRAGSDTSHLAILGYDPYKYYTGRGPFEAAGIGMDVKKGDIAFRCNFSTVDDNMIITDRRAGRIDSGTDQLAAAINGMKISNGIEVIFKESVAHRGALILRAPGLSSEITDTDPHHEGAAVMTSEPCDSSNAAAAKTAQAVNEFVKKSYEILKDHPVNKERIAKGLKPANIILPRGGGIGPNMESFECEHGIKAACVAETGLINGVARYVGMDITEVPGATGGLDSNVMNIGKAIVEQLKDHDFVLCNVKGADLGGHDGNPQAKLDIIKKLDEMVGYLHDNVPENTFLVITADHSTPCAIKDHSGDPVPIVFWGEGVRTDRCDKFDERSVTSGGLGRIRGIDITKIITQLMNVQEKFGA comes from the coding sequence ATGGCAACACCGAAAGCAGTGCTTTTGATCGCGGACGGTCTGGGAGACAGGCCTATTAAGGAACTGGGGAATAAGACCCCTCTGGAAGCAGCCGACAAACCGAATTTGAATAAGATCGCAGCCGAGGGCGAGTGCGGTCTTATGGACCCGATAGCTCCGGGCGTGCGCGCAGGCAGCGACACATCTCACCTCGCAATCCTGGGCTACGATCCCTATAAATATTACACAGGCAGAGGCCCGTTCGAGGCAGCAGGGATCGGTATGGACGTCAAGAAGGGCGATATCGCGTTCAGGTGCAACTTCTCTACTGTCGATGACAATATGATCATAACCGATCGACGCGCAGGCCGTATCGACAGCGGCACAGACCAGTTGGCAGCCGCCATTAACGGCATGAAGATCAGCAATGGTATCGAGGTCATCTTTAAGGAATCGGTGGCGCACAGGGGAGCATTGATCCTCCGCGCGCCGGGTCTGAGTTCTGAGATCACCGACACCGACCCGCATCACGAAGGCGCTGCAGTGATGACCAGCGAGCCGTGCGACTCGAGCAATGCCGCCGCAGCCAAGACCGCGCAGGCTGTCAATGAGTTTGTCAAGAAGTCCTATGAGATCCTCAAGGACCATCCGGTCAACAAAGAGAGAATAGCTAAGGGTCTCAAGCCTGCAAATATCATCCTGCCGCGCGGCGGAGGAATCGGGCCGAATATGGAAAGCTTTGAGTGCGAGCACGGCATCAAAGCAGCATGCGTCGCGGAGACTGGCCTGATCAACGGTGTCGCACGATACGTTGGAATGGACATTACGGAAGTCCCAGGCGCAACCGGCGGTCTGGACTCTAACGTTATGAATATAGGCAAAGCGATTGTCGAGCAGCTCAAGGACCACGATTTCGTGCTCTGCAATGTGAAGGGCGCGGACCTGGGCGGTCATGACGGCAATCCGCAGGCTAAGCTTGATATTATTAAGAAGCTTGATGAGATGGTCGGGTATCTGCATGACAATGTGCCGGAGAACACTTTCCTGGTAATCACGGCAGACCACTCCACACCATGCGCAATCAAAGACCACTCAGGCGATCCGGTCCCGATTGTATTCTGGGGCGAGGGCGTGCGCACGGACAGGTGCGATAAGTTTGACGAGCGCTCCGTAACCAGCGGCGGACTTGGCCGTATCCGCGGGATAGATATCACAAAGATCATCACTCAGCTTATGAACGTTCAGGAGAAGTTCGGGGCGTAG
- a CDS encoding ABC transporter ATP-binding protein, whose amino-acid sequence MICVENLHKIYHMGTQSVHALRDINLDINEGEFVAIMGPSGSGKSTLMNILGCLDQPTEGSYKLAGEEVAGMDDDELADVRNRRIGFVFQSYNLIPRRPALRQVMLPLMYNPDDSHVDMESRAQVALERVGLGERIHNKPNEMSGGQQQRVAIARALVNNPLIIFGDEPTGNLDTRTSEEIMTILQELHDEGKTIVMVTHEEDIAHHSERIIRFKDGHVVEDAPVTKRIKARDVLASLPVEEES is encoded by the coding sequence ATGATTTGCGTGGAGAATCTCCACAAAATTTATCATATGGGCACACAATCGGTTCATGCGCTTCGGGACATTAACCTGGACATCAACGAGGGTGAGTTCGTAGCTATTATGGGACCTTCGGGATCGGGCAAGTCGACATTGATGAATATTCTGGGATGCCTGGATCAACCTACGGAGGGATCATACAAGCTTGCCGGTGAGGAAGTAGCCGGGATGGACGACGACGAACTCGCCGATGTGCGCAACCGCAGGATCGGTTTCGTGTTTCAGTCATATAATCTTATTCCGCGCCGTCCGGCGCTGCGCCAGGTAATGCTGCCGCTGATGTATAACCCGGACGACTCGCACGTTGACATGGAGAGCAGGGCGCAGGTCGCTCTCGAACGAGTCGGGCTCGGTGAACGCATACACAACAAGCCAAACGAAATGTCAGGCGGCCAGCAGCAGCGTGTGGCAATAGCGCGCGCACTCGTCAACAACCCGCTGATAATCTTTGGCGACGAGCCGACCGGCAACCTCGACACGCGCACCAGCGAGGAGATCATGACAATCCTGCAGGAACTCCATGATGAAGGCAAGACGATTGTCATGGTCACTCACGAAGAAGATATTGCCCATCACTCAGAACGGATTATCAGGTTCAAGGACGGGCATGTGGTCGAAGACGCGCCTGTCACCAAGCGTATTAAGGCTCGCGATGTATTGGCATCTCTGCCGGTGGAGGAAGAATCATGA
- a CDS encoding glycoside hydrolase family 172 protein, which translates to MSFFETGFLSNVAKITNAKTRSICAENPKGEKGKGAMDIPQADNAGSMLGQGWKIRPCITLEPNSKTTIADIKGPGTIRHIWITVAEKAYRNCIIRMFWDGEKTTSVEVPLGDFFCCGHALRTKVNSIPIAVNPSGGFNSYWPMPFRKSARIEIESQWHEAIGGFFYQVDYELDDVPSDAAYFHAQWRRAVTPIDAPEHVILDGIKGKGQYVGTYLAWTQLANGWWGEGEIKFFMDGDTKFPTICGTGTEDYFCGAWGFYGPDSREDPYTTVYTGMPLVRHVDNEVPKFGLYRWHIQDPIRFESDLKVTIQALGWWPNGKYQPLQDDIASTAYWYQAEPHAKFPEMLPVHLRWPR; encoded by the coding sequence ATGAGCTTCTTCGAGACAGGTTTTCTGTCAAACGTCGCGAAGATAACGAACGCGAAAACACGCAGTATATGCGCAGAGAACCCCAAGGGCGAAAAAGGCAAAGGCGCGATGGATATCCCGCAGGCCGATAATGCCGGTTCAATGCTCGGCCAGGGCTGGAAAATTCGCCCATGCATTACTTTGGAGCCGAATTCTAAAACAACAATCGCCGACATCAAAGGCCCCGGGACCATACGTCATATCTGGATAACGGTCGCAGAAAAAGCTTACCGCAACTGCATTATCCGAATGTTTTGGGATGGTGAGAAGACTACGTCAGTGGAGGTGCCTCTGGGTGATTTCTTCTGCTGCGGTCATGCCTTGAGGACTAAAGTCAACTCTATCCCAATTGCGGTTAACCCCAGCGGCGGGTTTAATTCATATTGGCCGATGCCGTTTAGAAAGAGCGCGCGGATAGAAATTGAGAGCCAGTGGCATGAGGCGATAGGCGGTTTCTTCTATCAGGTCGATTACGAACTCGACGATGTGCCCAGTGATGCTGCATATTTTCATGCGCAGTGGAGGCGTGCCGTCACCCCAATCGATGCGCCGGAGCATGTTATCCTCGACGGCATCAAGGGCAAGGGTCAATATGTCGGGACATACCTCGCGTGGACTCAGCTTGCCAACGGCTGGTGGGGAGAGGGCGAAATCAAGTTCTTTATGGACGGCGATACCAAGTTCCCCACTATATGCGGCACCGGCACGGAAGATTACTTCTGCGGGGCATGGGGATTCTACGGACCAGACAGCCGCGAGGACCCTTACACAACAGTTTATACCGGCATGCCGTTAGTGCGGCACGTTGATAATGAGGTGCCGAAGTTCGGGTTATACCGTTGGCACATACAAGATCCTATCAGGTTTGAGAGCGACCTGAAGGTAACCATTCAGGCGCTGGGATGGTGGCCTAATGGCAAGTATCAGCCCCTCCAGGACGATATCGCTTCAACAGCATATTGGTATCAGGCTGAGCCGCATGCCAAGTTTCCCGAGATGCTGCCCGTCCACCTGAGATGGCCCAGATAA
- a CDS encoding biotin--[acetyl-CoA-carboxylase] ligase, translated as MIPARIHRYGTVTSTNDTAIEMLHRGEPEGTVVTALSQSSGRGRRGRSWIDKPGDCALISLVLTPDKPLSEMGELTFVMSLGVADYIAEDYGLEPALKWPNDVLVSDKKIVGILVETVGNLGAVAGIGLNVNQTELADEIKDTATSIAIETGHQSNIDEVCERFAAKVLEVYEDYLSNGFEHILSLWRERMWGLGRIVEISSEAGSVKGIIDGVEPTGALIVKSADGSLQAIHAADAIKVITGP; from the coding sequence GTGATCCCTGCGCGAATCCATCGCTACGGCACGGTGACTTCCACAAATGACACAGCGATTGAGATGCTGCATCGTGGCGAGCCCGAAGGGACAGTGGTCACAGCGCTCTCTCAAAGCAGTGGACGCGGCAGGCGCGGCAGAAGCTGGATCGACAAACCGGGCGATTGCGCTCTGATAAGCCTTGTGCTCACGCCCGACAAGCCTTTATCCGAGATGGGCGAGTTGACGTTTGTGATGTCCCTGGGCGTTGCCGATTACATTGCAGAGGACTATGGGCTTGAGCCTGCCCTCAAATGGCCGAATGATGTGCTTGTCAGTGATAAGAAGATTGTAGGGATTCTCGTAGAGACTGTGGGCAATCTGGGCGCGGTCGCGGGGATCGGATTGAATGTGAACCAGACCGAGTTGGCGGATGAGATAAAAGATACGGCTACGTCCATCGCTATCGAGACCGGGCACCAGTCGAATATTGACGAAGTATGCGAGCGGTTTGCCGCGAAAGTGCTTGAAGTATATGAAGACTACCTTTCTAATGGGTTCGAGCATATTTTAAGCCTGTGGCGTGAACGCATGTGGGGCTTAGGACGCATAGTCGAGATATCATCTGAGGCTGGTTCGGTTAAAGGTATTATTGACGGTGTGGAACCGACAGGCGCGCTCATCGTCAAAAGCGCAGACGGATCTCTGCAAGCGATACATGCGGCAGACGCAATCAAGGTTATTACAGGTCCATAA
- the radA gene encoding DNA repair protein RadA, with product MAKSHTKFVCQSCGYESPKWLGRCPDCDEWGSLVEEVIVAEAPSAKHASAFSGTFATPTPITDLTATGAQRISSGISEFDRVLGGGVVSGSLVLIGGDPGIGKSTILIQVANHLSINNGKVLYISGEESAEQIKLRSNRIGIASPMLYVVSETNIQGVEHYVETVAPQYVIIDSIQTMFDPNLASAPGTVSQVRTCTATLARIAKSAGIPVFIVGHVTKEGSLAGPRVLEHMVDTVLYFEGDRHQSYRVLRAVKNRFGSTDELGIFEMREVGLVEVPNPSEALLAERPEHGSGSVVTSTMEGSRPILVEIQALVAPSYFPSPRRTCTGIDYNKLLMILAVLEKRVGLNLAGKDVYVNVAGGVRIIEPAADLAVALAVASSLLDCSVNDNAIALGEIGLAGEVRAVGQAEKRLKEAARLGFDRCIMSGRSATKISKSIKIEPIGVLTVRSAIDSAFSG from the coding sequence ATGGCAAAATCTCACACAAAGTTTGTCTGTCAATCTTGCGGCTATGAGTCACCAAAGTGGCTGGGACGCTGCCCGGACTGTGACGAATGGGGCAGCCTTGTCGAAGAGGTGATTGTGGCTGAAGCGCCGTCGGCTAAACACGCCTCGGCATTCTCCGGCACATTCGCGACCCCCACCCCAATTACGGACCTGACGGCGACCGGCGCTCAGCGTATATCAAGCGGCATATCCGAGTTTGACCGCGTGCTTGGCGGAGGAGTGGTGTCAGGTTCATTGGTGCTTATCGGCGGCGACCCGGGTATAGGTAAATCCACAATTCTTATACAGGTCGCCAATCACCTGAGCATCAATAATGGCAAGGTGCTCTATATATCCGGCGAAGAGTCGGCTGAGCAGATAAAGCTGCGATCAAACAGGATCGGGATCGCCTCACCGATGCTCTATGTAGTCTCTGAGACGAATATTCAGGGCGTGGAGCATTATGTCGAGACAGTCGCGCCGCAGTATGTAATAATCGACTCAATCCAGACCATGTTCGACCCCAACCTCGCATCTGCTCCTGGAACTGTGAGCCAGGTCAGGACATGCACCGCAACCCTTGCACGAATCGCAAAAAGCGCGGGCATACCGGTCTTTATCGTGGGGCATGTCACAAAAGAAGGCTCACTGGCGGGCCCAAGGGTTCTGGAACACATGGTCGATACCGTGTTATACTTTGAGGGAGACCGTCATCAGAGCTATCGAGTGCTGCGGGCAGTCAAAAACAGGTTCGGCTCGACTGACGAACTCGGCATTTTTGAGATGCGTGAAGTCGGTCTTGTAGAGGTGCCGAATCCGTCGGAAGCATTGCTTGCCGAAAGGCCGGAGCATGGATCGGGATCGGTCGTGACATCGACCATGGAGGGCTCACGGCCAATACTGGTCGAAATACAGGCTCTGGTCGCGCCGAGTTATTTTCCAAGCCCGAGGCGAACATGCACCGGGATCGACTACAACAAGCTTTTGATGATCCTTGCGGTGCTGGAAAAGCGTGTCGGACTTAACCTCGCGGGTAAGGATGTTTATGTAAATGTGGCCGGTGGTGTGCGGATTATAGAGCCTGCCGCTGACTTGGCTGTTGCGCTGGCTGTGGCGTCGAGTCTGCTGGACTGCAGTGTGAACGATAATGCGATTGCTCTTGGTGAGATAGGGCTTGCAGGAGAAGTGCGGGCTGTCGGTCAGGCAGAGAAACGCCTTAAAGAGGCTGCGCGGCTTGGTTTTGACAGGTGCATTATGTCGGGTCGCAGCGCGACCAAGATATCGAAGTCGATAAAGATCGAGCCTATCGGGGTGCTCACTGTCAGGTCTGCAATAGATTCGGCTTTTTCGGGATAG
- the nadA gene encoding quinolinate synthase NadA, whose translation MSELIDKIQALKAERGAIILAHNYQLGEVQDIADFTGDSLELSRKAAQTDAAVIVFCGVHFMAETAKILSPDKTVLIPDLHAGCPMANMINAQQLREFKKLHPGLPVVAYVNTSAEVKAESDICCTSANAVKIVESMEADTILFVPDKSLGSYVASKTKKKVITYSGFCPTHHRIVSQDVVKAKHAHPDALVIAHPECTPDVVALADAVESTSGMIRFVSGSDAKEFIVCTERGILHRLKKDNPDKVFYNPSPLNICPNMKKITLEKVLWSLEDMKYEITLSGEVIEKARAAIEGMIAI comes from the coding sequence ATGAGCGAACTTATAGACAAAATACAGGCACTTAAAGCCGAGCGCGGAGCAATTATACTTGCGCACAATTATCAGCTCGGCGAGGTGCAGGATATAGCCGATTTTACGGGCGATTCGCTGGAGCTTTCGCGCAAGGCGGCGCAGACGGACGCTGCGGTGATCGTCTTTTGCGGGGTTCACTTTATGGCTGAGACCGCGAAGATCCTCTCGCCGGACAAGACCGTCCTGATCCCCGATCTGCACGCAGGCTGCCCGATGGCTAATATGATCAATGCTCAGCAGCTAAGAGAGTTTAAGAAGCTTCACCCTGGCCTGCCGGTGGTAGCATATGTGAACACCAGCGCAGAGGTCAAGGCGGAAAGCGATATCTGCTGCACGTCTGCCAACGCGGTGAAGATAGTCGAGTCGATGGAAGCCGATACCATACTCTTCGTGCCGGACAAATCACTCGGGTCATATGTAGCATCAAAGACCAAGAAGAAGGTCATCACATACTCGGGTTTCTGCCCCACACATCACCGCATAGTCTCGCAGGATGTGGTCAAGGCAAAACATGCCCACCCGGATGCGCTGGTGATCGCGCACCCCGAATGCACACCGGATGTTGTCGCGCTTGCGGATGCGGTGGAGAGCACATCGGGTATGATACGCTTTGTGAGCGGCAGTGATGCGAAAGAGTTTATAGTCTGCACGGAACGCGGCATACTTCACAGACTCAAGAAAGACAACCCGGACAAGGTGTTTTATAACCCAAGCCCGCTCAATATCTGCCCGAACATGAAGAAGATCACGCTGGAGAAGGTCCTCTGGAGCCTTGAGGACATGAAATATGAGATCACTTTGTCTGGTGAGGTGATCGAAAAGGCGCGAGCCGCTATAGAGGGGATGATAGCCATATGA
- the nadC gene encoding carboxylating nicotinate-nucleotide diphosphorylase, translating to MIGLDPVYLESVVKNAIAEDVGSGDITTALTIPNDLTAHGVITAKESGIIAGQELAWVVFHEFFTQTMYEPVIRDGKHVKAGTVIGDVSGKARTILTGERVALNFLQRMSGIATLTAKYVDQVKHTKARIVDTRKTTPGLRRLEKYAITCGGGYNHRFGLDDGILIKDNHIAAAGGITAAIEAAKDNAPHTLKIEVEVVDIKGLEEAIRAGADIVMLDNMPLDEMRKAVSIADGKVLLEASGGVSLKSVNEIAETGVDIISVGALTHSAPALDINLEIVGDIA from the coding sequence ATGATCGGACTGGACCCTGTTTACCTGGAATCCGTGGTCAAAAACGCCATCGCCGAAGATGTCGGCAGCGGCGATATCACAACAGCACTCACTATTCCAAACGATCTGACTGCGCATGGAGTTATCACAGCAAAAGAAAGCGGGATAATCGCGGGTCAAGAGCTGGCGTGGGTCGTCTTTCACGAGTTCTTTACCCAGACGATGTATGAACCTGTAATCCGCGACGGCAAACACGTTAAAGCCGGTACCGTAATCGGCGATGTGTCGGGTAAGGCGCGGACTATCCTCACGGGTGAGAGGGTAGCGCTGAATTTTTTGCAGAGGATGTCCGGTATCGCGACTCTTACGGCTAAGTATGTCGATCAGGTCAAGCACACAAAGGCGCGGATTGTAGATACGCGAAAGACCACACCGGGCCTGCGCCGGCTTGAGAAATACGCTATCACCTGCGGCGGAGGCTATAATCACAGGTTCGGCCTGGACGACGGCATTCTCATCAAAGACAACCACATCGCTGCTGCTGGCGGGATCACGGCTGCAATTGAGGCTGCGAAGGACAATGCCCCACACACGCTCAAGATCGAGGTCGAAGTGGTCGACATAAAGGGTCTTGAGGAAGCAATAAGAGCCGGAGCCGATATAGTCATGCTCGACAATATGCCTCTCGACGAGATGCGAAAAGCCGTGTCGATTGCCGATGGCAAGGTGCTGCTGGAGGCGTCTGGTGGAGTGAGCCTCAAGAGTGTGAATGAGATTGCTGAGACGGGCGTGGATATAATATCAGTCGGAGCGCTCACCCACTCCGCTCCTGCGCTGGATATCAATCTGGAGATAGTGGGAGATATAGCGTGA